The sequence below is a genomic window from Uranotaenia lowii strain MFRU-FL chromosome 2, ASM2978415v1, whole genome shotgun sequence.
CCGAACAATCAAgaacatttttctttgaaacttACTCGAAGCGTAATATCCGAATcttcaatcataaattttccttAGCTATTTGAACCCGCACCGGCGCATGCGTGCTTCCCTTTATTCCAAAATTCAACCAGGTACTGCAACCGGGAGTTTGACGATGAGAAAATTCTGGTTCAACACCAGAAGGCGAAGCATTTCAAATGCCACATCTGTCACAAGAAACTCTACACCGGACCGGGCCTCTCGATTCACTGTATGCAGGTACACAAGGAATCGATCGACAAGGTGCCAAACTCGCTACCGAACCGGTCCAACATAGAGATCGAAATCTACGGTATGGAGGGTATCCCGCCGGATGATATTCGGGAGCACGAACGGCAAAAGAATGGTGGCGGTGGAGGCGGCGGTCAACGATCGGATTCGGAAGACGACGAACCGGTTAGCAAGAAACCGAAACCAGATGGTATGTGCGATTGCGTTACTGCTGATAGGACGCATTTtactgatttctttttttttacaggtCCTGTTGCACAGGGCATGGTTATGCAGAACATGATGCCCCCGCATTTACAACCCTACGGAATGAACCCAATGATGGCAGCGATGCCTTACATGGTTCCTCCGGGTATGCCTATGATGCCGCCGATGATGGGTGGACCGAGGCCACTGTTTCCGGCAGCAGCGGCATCGGCGACGACGATATCTGCAAATCCCGCAATCAATAAAGCCACCTTCCCAGCCTACAGGTAATGATACTTGCCACCCAATCTTCAATCGTCCCTTAACCCCTACATCTTTCAAATTCAACAGTAGTGCGACGATTAGTGCGCCCCCGACGACCAATGCAGCGAATGCAGCTGCAAACGCGGCCGCCGGCGGTGATGCGTCCAAATCTTCGACTGTGATACCCGCCACTGGTACGACATCCAAGATTGTGCATCCGCCTGAAGATCTCAGCTTGGAGGAAATTCGTGCCCGCAAACCACATTACCAGAAAAAAATCAGCCTAGCAACGCAACAGCTACTACACCAGAAGCAGCAGGAACGGCAGCAGCAAAATACGGCAGCTGCAGTGGCCGCAGCAGCAGCCGCGGcacagcaacaacagcaacaggcGCAACTGAAGGCGCTTTCATCGGCGGCTGCGGCCAGTGGGACAAACTCGATCGTGACCAGCTTCCCCGGCAAGGACAGCCGGTTGCTATCGCCCCATGAGGTGAGTTTCGAGATGAATTTTTCACGAGTGTAATGCCAAATGATACTCTTTTTTGATTGTTCAA
It includes:
- the LOC129748537 gene encoding BUB3-interacting and GLEBS motif-containing protein ZNF207 isoform X1, with translation MGRKKKKASKPWCWYCNREFDDEKILVQHQKAKHFKCHICHKKLYTGPGLSIHCMQVHKESIDKVPNSLPNRSNIEIEIYGMEGIPPDDIREHERQKNGGGGGGGQRSDSEDDEPVSKKPKPDGPVAQGMVMQNMMPPHLQPYGMNPMMAAMPYMVPPGMPMMPPMMGGPRPLFPAAAASATTISANPAINKATFPAYSSATISAPPTTNAANAAANAAAGGDASKSSTVIPATGTTSKIVHPPEDLSLEEIRARKPHYQKKISLATQQLLHQKQQERQQQNTAAAVAAAAAAAQQQQQQAQLKALSSAAAASGTNSIVTSFPGKDSRLLSPHEHHRMFCFQQAAVIAHAQAAAANHHQKQMEELNRAAMIQRFQAANAAAASAAAARPGVPIGMVPMSLNPPMQLMPPMMRQGLALPPGAQLIGGNLLRPGPPQMGLGPGGLITQIPGVPGMSMMLPGPPMLGMLPPRFR
- the LOC129748537 gene encoding BUB3-interacting and GLEBS motif-containing protein ZNF207 isoform X2; this encodes MGRKKKKASKPWCWYCNREFDDEKILVQHQKAKHFKCHICHKKLYTGPGLSIHCMQVHKESIDKVPNSLPNRSNIEIEIYGMEGIPPDDIREHERQKNGGGGGGGQRSDSEDDEPVSKKPKPDGPVAQGMVMQNMMPPHLQPYGMNPMMAAMPYMVPPGMPMMPPMMGGPRPLFPAAAASATTISANPAINKATFPAYSSATISAPPTTNAANAAANAAAGGDASKSSTVIPATGTTSKIVHPPEDLSLEEIRARKPHYQKKISLATQQLLHQKQQERQQQNTAAAVAAAAAAAQQQQQQAQLKALSSAAAASGTNSIVTSFPGKDSRLLSPHEQAAVIAHAQAAAANHHQKQMEELNRAAMIQRFQAANAAAASAAAARPGVPIGMVPMSLNPPMQLMPPMMRQGLALPPGAQLIGGNLLRPGPPQMGLGPGGLITQIPGVPGMSMMLPGPPMLGMLPPRFR